The following are from one region of the Roseobacter fucihabitans genome:
- a CDS encoding DUF2948 family protein produces the protein MSDARFEDGHEAPLNLGALDGEDLTVLSALVQDAVFPASEMRWDQGAGRFALLLNRFRWEEGPARATSPERVQSVLVFDGVQGVASNGIDRNDAETILSILSVDFKVGDTPAGHVVLTLAGDGAIRLSVEALEATLKDVTKPYVAPSRKTPNHPE, from the coding sequence ATGAGTGACGCGCGTTTTGAAGACGGGCATGAAGCCCCGCTGAATCTCGGCGCGTTGGATGGGGAAGATCTCACCGTCCTTTCCGCTTTGGTGCAGGATGCAGTGTTCCCCGCCAGTGAAATGCGTTGGGACCAGGGGGCGGGCCGCTTTGCCCTGCTGCTGAACCGCTTCCGCTGGGAAGAGGGTCCGGCGCGCGCCACGTCGCCGGAACGCGTGCAATCTGTGCTGGTTTTTGATGGGGTGCAGGGCGTTGCCAGCAATGGAATCGATCGAAACGACGCCGAAACCATTCTTTCCATTTTGTCGGTTGATTTTAAAGTGGGGGACACCCCGGCAGGCCATGTGGTTTTGACATTGGCCGGGGATGGGGCCATCCGCCTGTCGGTCGAAGCCCTTGAGGCGACATTGAAAGATGTCACCAAGCCCTATGTTGCACCTTCCAGGAAAACCCCCAACCACCCGGAATGA